GATGGACGGCGGCTTCCCGGCGCGAAACAACGTCCGGTTCGCGTGGATGGGGATATCTTCCAGGCCGTGTTTCCGGAGCACTGCATTGATGTAGAAGTCGAGGCCATCGGAGACGATGATCAGGTCCAGGCCCGTCTCCCGGCAAAACCGCCGGAAGGCGGGGAAATGCCCGTCCAGTTCCGCCTCCCTGAGGACGAAGGCGAGCATCCGCTCCCGGTCTCCCTCCAGGATGGCCGCCACCCTCGTGTAGGCCTCCCGGGAGCCGATCTCGCCCCGGCAGTAGGCCTCGTCGATCTCCTGCCAGCCGCGGCCGGTAAACCGGTTGAAGAGCCTGTTCCCGACGTCCGTCCGGGAAATGGTGCCGTCAAAATCGCAGAGGACGAGGACCTTCCCGTCCCCGGGGGGCTCCCTCATGGATCCGGGCCGTCTTTCTTTTTCTTCTTCAAGAGCATGCTGACGCCGAGAGCAACCAGCAGGAGCG
This genomic window from Syntrophaceae bacterium contains:
- a CDS encoding MtnX-like HAD-IB family phosphatase encodes the protein MREPPGDGKVLVLCDFDGTISRTDVGNRLFNRFTGRGWQEIDEAYCRGEIGSREAYTRVAAILEGDRERMLAFVLREAELDGHFPAFRRFCRETGLDLIIVSDGLDFYINAVLRKHGLEDIPIHANRTLFRAGKPPSIEFPWASEDCGRCGTCKRGILRSRRGRYDVIVYVGNGHSDVCPSAEADLVFAKGVLLQICQERHRSCVPFENFSDVLDFLNSNPSRSSGAGHECLRGACASDRIEENSTGR